The following are encoded in a window of Carettochelys insculpta isolate YL-2023 chromosome 30, ASM3395843v1, whole genome shotgun sequence genomic DNA:
- the RFX5 gene encoding DNA-binding protein RFX5 — protein MADDEAGPKVSKKGSSQSGNSRGDAPEPSTLLQKLKSTISKSVQNKVDSILQDVQKFSDNDKLYLYLQLPSGPSSGDKSSLDLSSLSSAEHMHACSWIRNHLEEHTDTCLPKQDVYDTYKRYCDNLCCRPLSAANFGKIIREIFPNIKARRLGGRGQSKYCYSGIRRKTVVSMPPLPSLDLKVTETSELTDLVQSYHDELVDAACALTCHWAEKILKRSFNNIVEVAQFLIQQHIISSRSARADLVMAMVVSESSENIHQDVRPPQTAKKNGVETPDSTVKTQPQIKKENNSKAPVPPRAERKKPPETPKPVNSPQVNALVARLPFLLPRLQPRERLVPLGAQAVHSSPPVLGPNITATPIGGTVKMAALPLPAGTTASLPINLAPGVNRATGLVSQQAGVPVINMILPNVPAALGVPVAEVPANPKSAVGGGSKGHCPTKSSEGPAGSQQEAQRVKGAKRPLALPGETATIKRRRGRPRKRLDEVEAHSPGKSGSVEEEATSETGGGSDASQEGSFISGGNRGSPSPCPGEVGGLCMRAPGSWAKGAPPAADNKGSSPEANQAMGTSQVSVIQDGRFSGQTQANAGAQEQEMEDDLQVQMSPGESGPAAGGPPGSREGRPHSCYPVGDSKPGNSGKSPALLLLSAMSAPDGGTQLSDSSSPRSSSDTSDSEGELPASAGLRTAAANVDNATPCQRSSVSPRLQSPRPGAASP, from the exons CAAATCTGTGCAGAACAAAGTGGACAGCATTCTG CAAGATGTGCAGAAATTTTCAGACAACGATAAACTCTACCTGTACCTGCAGCTGCCCTCCGGGCCAAGTTCTGGGGATAAAAG CAGtctggacctgagctccctgagCAGTGCCGAGCACATGCACGCCTGCAGCTGGATCCGGAACCACCTGGAGGAACACACGGACACCTGCCTGCCCAAGCAGGATGTTTATGACACGTACAA GCGATACTGTGACAACCTCTGTTGCCGCCCTCTGAGTGCAGCTAACTTTGGGAAGATCATCCGGGAGATCTTCCCAAACATCAAAGCCAGAAGACTGGGAGGTCGAGGACAATCGAA GTATTGCTACAGTGGGATCAGGAGGAAGACAGTGGTCAGCATGccaccccttcccagcctggaCCTTAAAGTTACCGAGACT TCGGAGCTGACAGACCTGGTGCAGTCCTACCACGACGAGCTGGTGGATGCGGCTTGTGCTCTGACCTGCCACTGGGCGGAGAAGATCCTTAAGCGCTCCTTCAACAACATCGTGGAGGTGGCTcagttcctcatccagcagcACATAATCAGCTCACGCTCCGCTCGCGCTGACCTGGTCATGGCCATGGTGGTCTCAG AAAGTTCAGAAAATATCCACCAAGACGTTCGACCACCACAAACTGCCAAGAAAAATGGAGTGGAAACACCAGACAGCACAGTCAAAACCCAGCCCCAG ATCAAAAAGGAGAATAACTCGAAGGCCCCTGTCCCTCCCCGAGCCGAGAGGAAAAAACCCCCTGAGACTCCCAAGCCGGTGAACAGCCCCCAAGTTAACGCCCTGGTGGCTCGCCTGCCGTTCCTCCTGCCTCGCCTCCAGCCCAGAGAGAGATTGGTGCCGTTGGGTGCCCAGGCTGTGCACTCCTCCCCTCCCGTCCTGGGGCCCAACATCACGGCCACGCCCATCGGGGGCACAGTCAAGATGGCTGCACTGCCTCTGCCAGCGGGCaccactgcatccctgcccatcaaCCTGGCGCCGGGTGTGAATCGGGCAACGGGGCTGGTCAGCCAGCAAGCGGGAGTGCCAGTCATCAACATGATCCTGCCCAACgtgccagctgccctgggcgTCCCCGTGGCCGAAGTCCCAGCCAACCCCAAGAGTGCTGTGGGGGGTGGCAGCAAAGGGCATTGCCCCACCAAGAGCAGCGAGGGGccggctggcagccagcaggaggcacagcGAGTCAAAGGGGCTAAACGCCCCCTGGCGTTGCCTGGTGAGACAGCCACCATCAAGAGGAGGCGGGGTCGGCCGCGGAAGAGGCTGGATGAGGTGGAGGCTCATTCGCCAGGTAAAAGCggcagtgtggaggaggaggcCACTTCTGAGACCGGAGGAGGGAGTGACGCCAGCCAAGAGGGCTCATTCATCTCAGGTGGGAACCGAGGGTCACCTAGCCCGTGTCCTGGGGAGGTCGGTGGGCTCTGCATgagagccccaggcagctgggctaAGGGAGCACCACCTGCTGCAGACAACAAAGGCAGCTCACCGGAGGCCAACCAGGCCATGGGCACCTCCCAGGTGAGCGTCATCCAGGATGGCCGGTTCAGTGGTCAGACCCAGGCGAACGCTGGGGCCCAGGAGCAAGAGATGGAGGATGATTTGCAGGTGCAGATGAGCCCAGGCGAGAGTGGGCCAGCAGCGGGGGGACCCCCAGGCTCCCGGGAGGGGAGACCTCACTCCTGCTACCCCGTGGGAGACAGCAAACCCGGGAACTCGGGGAAAAGCCCGGCTTTGCTGCTGCTCTCAGCGATGTCAGCCCCTGATGGCGGCACTCAGCTGTCCGACTCCAGCTCTCCTCGCTCGTCCTCCGACACGTCAGACTCAGAGGGGGAGTTGCCGGCATCAGCAGGCTTGCGCACTGCTGCTGCTAATGTGGACAATGCCACTCCATGCCAGAGGAGCTCTGTTTCCCCGAGGCTCCAAAGCCCCCGGCCCGGAGCGGCTTCGCCCTGA